One Bacteroidia bacterium genomic region harbors:
- the dcd gene encoding dCTP deaminase, with amino-acid sequence MILSDTEILNHIKNGNIVIEPFSIAYLGSNSYDIHLGNCLGIYESPILDAKKHNKIKELSIPDDGIILLPNELYLGVTQEYTETHIHVPFLEGKSSIGRLGIDIHATAGKGDVGFCNYWTLEISVTKPVRVYAGMPIGQLIYFEVSGEVLNKYSHKDNAKYTHKNNKPVESMMWKNKW; translated from the coding sequence ATGATATTATCAGATACAGAGATTCTAAACCATATTAAAAACGGAAATATCGTTATTGAGCCATTTTCGATAGCGTATCTGGGAAGTAATTCTTATGATATTCATTTGGGTAATTGCTTGGGAATATATGAATCTCCCATTTTAGATGCCAAAAAGCACAACAAAATCAAAGAGCTCTCAATCCCCGATGATGGGATTATTTTGCTCCCCAATGAATTATATCTTGGTGTTACACAGGAATATACAGAAACACATATTCACGTTCCTTTTTTGGAAGGAAAAAGCAGTATTGGTCGTTTAGGGATAGACATACACGCTACTGCCGGAAAAGGCGATGTGGGTTTTTGTAACTATTGGACATTGGAAATATCGGTAACAAAGCCGGTACGTGTGTATGCAGGAATGCCTATTGGACAACTAATTTATTTTGAAGTAAGTGGTGAGGTTTTGAACAAATATTCCCATAAAGATAACGCTAAATATACCCATAAGAACAACAAACCCGTTGAATCTATGATGTGGAAAAACAAGTGGTAA
- the mltG gene encoding endolytic transglycosylase MltG has product MSKIPVFQLIKNLWQRKSVRIFTGISGGLCAIMLVFLYLICFSPNIRSEKPVYFYISRGSSFEQVVEKLTHEKLIRSEQKFRQVSDWLSYTHTVKSGKYKLMPDMSTWSLVRLLRSGKQEPVKIHFENARTKTELAEQLDEMLDLHRDELLTLLEDKPLLDSLGFNSQTVISLFIPNTYEVYWDIEPMYLIEKMYAYYKQFWDNGRKSKAASIPLTPQEVSTLASIVQAESYQTKERPTIAGVYINRIRTNMPLQADPTVVFAWNDFTINRVLNSHLTIDSPYNTYRHKGLPPGPINCPSINAIDAVLNYEKHNYLYFCAKEDFSGYHNYATNYQDHLTLAARYQQALNKAKKKKK; this is encoded by the coding sequence ATGTCAAAAATACCTGTTTTTCAATTAATTAAGAATTTATGGCAACGAAAATCTGTCCGAATCTTTACCGGAATATCGGGCGGGCTGTGTGCTATCATGTTGGTTTTTTTATATTTAATCTGTTTTAGCCCCAATATTCGTTCTGAAAAACCAGTTTACTTTTATATATCCAGAGGCAGTAGTTTTGAGCAGGTTGTGGAAAAACTAACCCACGAAAAACTCATTCGCAGCGAACAAAAGTTTCGCCAAGTTTCCGATTGGCTAAGCTACACCCACACGGTAAAGTCAGGAAAGTATAAGCTGATGCCGGATATGAGCACATGGAGTTTAGTGCGGCTTCTGCGATCCGGAAAGCAAGAACCCGTTAAAATTCACTTTGAAAATGCCCGAACAAAAACGGAACTGGCAGAACAACTCGATGAAATGCTGGATTTACATAGAGATGAACTCCTGACATTATTAGAAGATAAACCACTTTTAGACTCATTAGGCTTTAATTCTCAAACGGTTATTAGTTTATTTATTCCGAATACCTATGAAGTTTATTGGGATATTGAGCCAATGTATTTAATAGAAAAAATGTATGCTTACTACAAACAATTTTGGGATAATGGCCGGAAAAGCAAGGCAGCTTCCATCCCCTTAACGCCCCAAGAAGTCAGCACCTTAGCCTCTATTGTGCAGGCAGAAAGCTACCAAACAAAAGAACGGCCTACTATTGCCGGAGTTTATATCAACCGTATCAGAACCAATATGCCTTTACAAGCAGACCCAACCGTTGTTTTTGCGTGGAATGACTTTACCATTAACAGAGTGCTAAACAGTCATTTAACTATTGATTCTCCGTACAATACTTATCGGCATAAAGGATTACCTCCCGGCCCTATAAATTGCCCTTCTATCAATGCTATTGACGCTGTTCTAAACTATGAAAAACATAACTATCTTTATTTCTGTGCAAAAGAGGATTTTAGCGGGTATCATAATTACGCCACTAATTATCAAGACCATTTAACCTTAGCCGCTCGTTATCAGCAAGCACTGAATAAAGCCAAAAAGAAAAAAAAATAG
- a CDS encoding phospholipase, translating to MDIQENSLTISRAARYFTLGTLQDTTTDIWFVIHGYGQLAAYFIRNFEPICTENTFIVAPEGLSRFYIDAKYDRVGASWMTKENRLKEIHDNHAFFDTLLQKIREEVKSSNYRLNFLGFSQGSATLWRWVSTLDIAINYLIFWGGNIPLDAVPTDQIRQARILFAYGKDDPIIQQNPTLFGGQKELIENLHLHPIIYEYEGVHNIPAKKLQEAIELLEHS from the coding sequence ATGGATATTCAAGAAAATAGTCTTACCATTAGCCGCGCTGCCCGATATTTTACCTTAGGAACGTTACAAGATACCACAACCGATATTTGGTTTGTAATTCACGGATATGGCCAGTTAGCTGCCTATTTTATCCGAAATTTTGAGCCAATTTGTACCGAAAATACTTTTATTGTGGCTCCCGAAGGGTTATCTCGATTTTATATTGATGCCAAATATGATAGAGTTGGTGCCTCTTGGATGACTAAGGAAAATAGATTAAAAGAAATACACGATAATCATGCTTTTTTTGATACATTATTACAAAAAATACGGGAAGAAGTTAAAAGCAGCAATTATCGGTTAAATTTTTTAGGTTTTTCACAAGGGTCAGCTACCCTCTGGCGCTGGGTTTCTACGTTAGATATAGCCATTAATTATCTTATTTTTTGGGGTGGGAATATTCCTTTAGACGCTGTACCGACAGACCAAATTCGGCAAGCACGTATTCTTTTTGCTTACGGAAAAGATGACCCGATAATACAACAAAACCCCACTCTTTTTGGCGGCCAAAAAGAGCTTATAGAAAATTTACACCTTCACCCAATCATTTATGAGTACGAAGGCGTACACAATATTCCGGCAAAAAAGCTCCAAGAAGCTATTGAATTATTAGAACATTCTTAG
- a CDS encoding 3-hydroxyacyl-CoA dehydrogenase/enoyl-CoA hydratase family protein — protein MNRSIRKVAVLGSGIMGSRIACHFANIGAEVILLDIAPRELTPEEAAKGLSLESPAVRNRIVNSSLDTAVKSNPSPIYSKSVLGKIKTGNFADDLPKIATCDWVIEVIIENLEIKKKLFDDVEKYRKAGSLITSNTSGIPIRMMSEGRSEDFQNNFCGTHFFNPPRYLRLLEIIPGPKTDPAVIEFLMHYGDVFLGKKTVLCKDTPAFIANRVGIYSIMALFHLVKNRDITIEEVDKLTGPIIGRPKSATFRTCDLVGLDTAVKVAKGIFDNCPNDERRELFELPDYISQMVANNMHGDKTGQGFYKKSKGPNGERQILGLDLKTLQYRPEQKSKYPVFDELKKYDDIPGRLKVLAQANDKFGDLFRHSFYGVFAYVSNRIPEIADDLYKIDWGMNAGFGWDLGPFQVWDILGVAETVANMEKEGYIPAPWIKEMLTAGNTSFYKINNGSKQYYDVTSKSYKTIHGSEGFILLDNLRDTNVIWKNVGTSLFDLGDGILNLEFQTKMNSIGAEVIEGVHKAIDLAEKEYRGLVIGNDGVNFSVGANLLMIYMLAVEQDWDELAMAVKTFQNTCMRLRYSSIPVVVAPHGFTFGGGCEMSLHADSIVAAAETYMGLVEFGVGVIPGGGGTKELTLRASDSFFEGDPEFPTLRKQFLTIGTAKVSTSAAEAFDIGFMRSGKDRIILNQERVIAEAKKTALQLAEAGYTQPASRKDIKVLGKSALGMIYAGAYAMFAGNYMSEHDKLIAEKLGWVMCGGDLSSPTLVSEQYLLDLECEAFLSLCGEKKTLERIQYMLQTGKPLRN, from the coding sequence ATGAATCGTAGTATTCGAAAGGTGGCGGTATTAGGCTCAGGGATTATGGGTTCTCGAATAGCCTGCCATTTCGCCAATATTGGCGCAGAGGTTATTTTATTAGACATAGCCCCTCGTGAACTAACCCCAGAAGAAGCTGCCAAAGGGCTTTCCTTAGAAAGCCCTGCTGTACGTAACCGTATAGTAAACTCCTCACTTGACACCGCCGTCAAGTCTAATCCATCCCCTATTTACAGCAAGTCTGTATTGGGAAAAATCAAAACCGGAAACTTTGCCGATGATTTACCCAAAATAGCAACCTGTGATTGGGTGATTGAAGTAATCATTGAAAATCTGGAAATCAAGAAAAAACTGTTTGACGATGTAGAGAAGTATCGCAAAGCAGGTTCTTTGATAACCTCAAATACTTCGGGTATTCCGATTCGGATGATGTCTGAAGGTAGAAGTGAAGATTTTCAGAATAACTTTTGTGGTACGCACTTTTTCAACCCGCCGCGCTATTTGCGGTTGTTAGAAATCATCCCCGGCCCTAAAACAGACCCTGCCGTCATCGAATTTTTGATGCACTATGGCGATGTTTTTCTAGGAAAAAAAACCGTTTTGTGCAAAGATACTCCCGCATTTATAGCCAATAGAGTAGGAATTTACTCCATTATGGCACTGTTTCATTTGGTAAAAAATCGGGACATTACCATCGAAGAAGTAGATAAACTAACCGGCCCCATTATCGGAAGGCCCAAATCAGCTACTTTCCGCACCTGTGATTTGGTAGGTTTAGATACCGCCGTTAAGGTAGCCAAAGGTATTTTTGATAACTGCCCAAATGATGAGCGCAGAGAACTCTTTGAACTGCCAGACTATATTTCCCAAATGGTCGCTAATAATATGCACGGCGACAAAACCGGACAAGGATTTTACAAAAAATCCAAAGGTCCTAACGGAGAACGGCAAATCTTGGGTCTCGATTTAAAAACACTGCAGTATCGTCCGGAGCAAAAAAGTAAATATCCTGTTTTTGACGAGCTGAAAAAATATGATGATATTCCCGGCCGCCTAAAAGTACTTGCGCAAGCTAATGATAAGTTTGGCGACCTATTCCGCCATTCTTTTTATGGCGTTTTTGCTTACGTTTCTAACCGTATTCCGGAAATTGCCGATGACTTATACAAAATTGACTGGGGTATGAATGCCGGATTTGGCTGGGATCTCGGCCCTTTTCAAGTGTGGGACATCCTCGGCGTAGCCGAAACCGTAGCCAACATGGAAAAAGAAGGCTACATACCCGCACCTTGGATTAAAGAAATGCTCACAGCCGGAAATACATCATTTTACAAAATAAACAACGGCAGTAAACAATATTATGACGTAACATCTAAATCCTACAAAACCATACACGGTTCAGAAGGTTTTATCTTACTCGATAATCTAAGAGATACAAATGTAATTTGGAAAAATGTAGGTACTTCCTTGTTTGACTTAGGAGATGGTATCCTAAACTTAGAGTTCCAGACCAAAATGAACAGCATTGGTGCAGAAGTTATCGAAGGAGTTCATAAAGCCATTGATTTAGCCGAAAAAGAATATCGCGGTTTAGTGATTGGTAATGACGGTGTAAATTTCTCCGTAGGAGCTAACTTACTGATGATTTATATGTTAGCTGTGGAGCAAGATTGGGATGAGTTGGCTATGGCTGTAAAGACTTTCCAGAATACCTGTATGCGGTTACGTTATTCAAGTATTCCGGTAGTAGTAGCTCCGCATGGCTTTACCTTTGGAGGGGGCTGTGAGATGAGTTTGCATGCAGACAGCATCGTGGCAGCCGCCGAAACTTATATGGGTTTAGTAGAGTTTGGCGTTGGCGTAATCCCCGGAGGCGGGGGCACCAAAGAACTTACCCTCAGAGCTTCTGATTCTTTTTTTGAAGGCGACCCAGAGTTCCCTACCTTACGAAAGCAGTTTTTAACTATTGGAACAGCTAAGGTTTCTACCTCTGCCGCCGAAGCATTTGACATTGGCTTTATGCGTTCCGGAAAAGATAGAATCATCTTGAACCAAGAGCGCGTTATTGCAGAAGCCAAAAAAACGGCACTTCAATTAGCCGAAGCCGGATATACTCAACCTGCTTCACGTAAGGACATTAAAGTACTCGGAAAATCCGCACTCGGTATGATTTATGCCGGTGCTTATGCCATGTTTGCCGGAAATTATATGTCAGAACACGACAAACTTATTGCAGAAAAACTCGGTTGGGTAATGTGCGGAGGCGATTTATCCAGCCCTACCTTAGTATCCGAACAATACCTATTAGACTTAGAATGTGAAGCATTCCTAAGCCTCTGCGGAGAAAAGAAAACCTTAGAGAGAATTCAATACATGTTACAAACTGGTAAACCACTTAGAAATTAA
- a CDS encoding carboxypeptidase-like regulatory domain-containing protein: MLNNINTLILGVLLSISSIVYGQRGKVSLKISDNSGNPIPYAQVHVARNSISGSANKQGICNLQLPKGNWNVSVIHPEYLSSQKRIAVKEGQEINLIVMLERRESPPETLINSKKN, encoded by the coding sequence ATGCTAAACAATATCAACACGTTGATTTTGGGCGTTCTACTTTCTATTTCTTCAATAGTTTATGGGCAGCGGGGAAAGGTATCGTTAAAAATTTCGGATAACTCAGGGAATCCGATTCCGTATGCACAGGTTCATGTAGCACGTAACAGTATTTCAGGAAGTGCTAACAAACAAGGAATTTGTAATCTCCAACTTCCCAAAGGGAATTGGAATGTTTCAGTTATACATCCGGAATATTTAAGTTCCCAAAAACGTATTGCCGTTAAAGAAGGGCAAGAAATCAATCTAATAGTTATGTTAGAGAGGCGGGAATCCCCACCGGAAACCCTCATTAACAGCAAAAAGAACTGA
- the lpdA gene encoding dihydrolipoyl dehydrogenase encodes MSVQYDVLVIGAGPGGYVASIRAAQLGLKVGCIEKENLGGICLNWGCIPTKALLKSAEVYDYVNHAQEYGVTAEKPVANFEAMIKRSRQVADKMNNGIKFLFKKNKVDAIMGTAKLIGNGQVEVQGHDGKKSVYSAKHIILATGARARSLPAMPIDGKTIIGYREAMTLPTLPKSMIVVGSGAIGTEFAFFYSTIGTKVTLVEYLENIVPVEDHEVSQQLARSFKAKGIDVLTSTEVTKVEKIANGVRATLKSKEGEKTIDADILLSAVGIVTNVEGLGLESVGVKVEKGKVIVDSFYKTSVPGIYAIGDITSGPALAHVASAEGIICVENIAGHHPQPLDYGNIPGCTYCQPEIASVGLTEKAAKEAGYQLKIGKFPFSASGKATAAGKNEGFVKIIYDAKYGELLGTHMIGSNVTEMIAEIVVARKLETTGYEILKAVHPHPTLSEAIMEATAHAFGEVIHI; translated from the coding sequence ATGTCTGTTCAATATGATGTTTTAGTAATTGGCGCAGGCCCAGGTGGATACGTTGCCTCAATTCGAGCAGCTCAGTTAGGTTTGAAAGTAGGTTGTATCGAAAAAGAAAATTTAGGCGGAATTTGCCTAAATTGGGGCTGCATTCCCACCAAAGCACTACTTAAAAGTGCCGAAGTTTATGATTATGTAAATCACGCCCAAGAATATGGCGTTACCGCCGAAAAACCCGTTGCAAACTTTGAAGCAATGATTAAACGAAGCCGTCAAGTAGCTGATAAAATGAACAACGGCATCAAGTTTTTATTCAAAAAAAATAAAGTTGATGCCATCATGGGCACAGCTAAACTCATTGGTAACGGCCAAGTAGAGGTTCAGGGACATGACGGAAAGAAAAGCGTATATTCTGCCAAACACATTATTTTGGCCACCGGCGCACGGGCACGCTCACTTCCAGCTATGCCTATTGACGGAAAAACAATTATCGGCTACCGTGAGGCAATGACATTACCCACGTTACCAAAGTCTATGATTGTAGTAGGCTCCGGTGCCATCGGAACAGAATTTGCCTTTTTTTACAGCACCATCGGCACCAAAGTAACTCTTGTTGAATACTTAGAAAATATTGTTCCCGTTGAAGACCATGAAGTTAGCCAACAATTAGCTCGTTCTTTTAAAGCTAAAGGTATTGATGTTTTAACGAGCACAGAGGTAACCAAAGTAGAAAAAATAGCCAACGGTGTGCGGGCAACCTTAAAATCTAAAGAAGGCGAAAAAACAATAGATGCTGATATATTACTCTCTGCCGTAGGAATCGTTACAAATGTAGAAGGTCTTGGATTAGAATCTGTTGGCGTTAAAGTAGAAAAAGGAAAAGTTATTGTAGATTCTTTTTACAAAACGTCTGTACCGGGCATTTATGCCATTGGAGATATAACATCCGGCCCTGCTTTGGCTCACGTAGCTTCTGCAGAAGGTATAATTTGCGTAGAAAACATAGCCGGACATCATCCGCAGCCACTTGACTATGGGAACATCCCGGGCTGTACCTATTGCCAACCAGAGATTGCATCCGTAGGATTAACCGAAAAAGCAGCCAAAGAAGCCGGATACCAACTAAAAATCGGGAAGTTCCCATTTTCCGCCTCCGGTAAAGCTACCGCAGCAGGCAAAAATGAAGGATTTGTCAAAATTATTTATGATGCCAAATACGGAGAACTCTTGGGAACCCACATGATAGGCTCTAATGTAACGGAAATGATAGCAGAAATAGTGGTCGCCCGTAAATTAGAAACAACAGGTTATGAAATCTTAAAAGCAGTTCACCCGCACCCAACCTTATCCGAAGCTATTATGGAAGCAACGGCACACGCTTTTGGAGAAGTAATTCATATCTAA
- the queC gene encoding 7-cyano-7-deazaguanine synthase QueC encodes MKDRAKAAVVLFSGGQDSTTCLYWAKKKYNQVIAIQFDYEQRHKIELTQGKYITQIAGIQNVILPINTFKALNNNSLVNESLAIVSETKTQLPNTFVPGRNLLFLTLAAAWAYSHNIFTIIGGMSEADYSGYPDCRLGFIQSAQQSISLALDTDFAIETPLMFLTKAQVWKFSQELGCLDIIKDHTHTCYYGDRVHFWEWGFGCGECPACILRAKGYQEAFG; translated from the coding sequence ATGAAAGACAGAGCTAAAGCAGCCGTTGTGTTATTCAGTGGTGGCCAAGATTCTACTACGTGTTTATACTGGGCAAAAAAAAAATACAACCAAGTAATTGCTATCCAGTTTGACTATGAACAGCGCCATAAAATAGAACTGACACAGGGAAAATACATTACGCAAATAGCCGGTATTCAAAATGTTATATTGCCAATTAATACCTTTAAGGCATTAAATAATAATTCCCTTGTTAATGAAAGCTTGGCTATCGTTTCTGAAACTAAAACGCAGTTACCGAACACCTTTGTTCCCGGGAGAAATTTGTTATTTTTAACTTTAGCGGCTGCTTGGGCATATTCACACAATATTTTTACTATCATAGGTGGGATGAGTGAAGCAGATTATTCCGGCTATCCCGATTGCCGGCTTGGCTTTATACAGTCGGCACAGCAAAGTATTTCGTTAGCCTTAGACACTGACTTTGCAATAGAAACGCCGCTTATGTTTCTCACAAAAGCTCAGGTTTGGAAGTTTTCTCAGGAGTTAGGTTGTTTAGATATTATTAAAGACCACACGCATACTTGCTACTACGGAGATAGAGTGCATTTTTGGGAATGGGGATTTGGCTGTGGAGAATGCCCTGCTTGTATTTTACGTGCGAAAGGGTATCAAGAAGCATTTGGTTGA
- a CDS encoding DivIVA domain-containing protein, translating to MINSIEIKQHSFNKSLRGFDTDEVKAYLNSLSVEFEKLQDENRRLKAELDKTKVELSKTLEQLSRFHELEAIMHKTLQQAEQTARSTQETAEKSAFAKIKEAEHKAQDLIQQAYRERTKLEYELNELTYRKTDLTQQMRLFLNAQSERLTQFEQTITTGTAFSHTEIPKTNTPSLPIITEPIPEITNKVPENKPIEIIKTTNITVSTPSTSFFEASLNTSTKSGSLSAEIADEL from the coding sequence ATGATTAATTCCATTGAAATAAAGCAACATTCTTTTAATAAATCTCTTCGTGGCTTTGATACAGACGAGGTAAAGGCTTATTTGAATAGTTTATCTGTAGAATTTGAGAAACTACAAGATGAAAACAGGCGGTTAAAAGCAGAATTGGATAAGACAAAAGTGGAGTTATCCAAGACTCTGGAGCAGCTATCTCGATTCCATGAGTTAGAGGCAATCATGCACAAAACACTACAGCAGGCAGAGCAAACTGCCCGTTCTACTCAGGAAACAGCAGAAAAAAGTGCATTCGCTAAGATAAAGGAGGCCGAACACAAAGCACAAGATCTTATTCAGCAAGCCTACCGAGAACGTACAAAGTTGGAATATGAACTGAACGAACTCACCTATCGCAAAACAGACTTAACCCAGCAAATGCGGCTGTTCTTAAATGCCCAATCAGAACGATTAACCCAATTTGAACAAACAATTACCACAGGCACAGCCTTTTCTCATACGGAAATTCCTAAAACAAACACACCTTCACTTCCAATAATTACAGAACCTATCCCTGAAATCACAAATAAAGTTCCTGAAAATAAACCAATTGAAATAATTAAGACAACTAATATAACTGTTTCCACTCCCTCAACATCATTCTTTGAGGCTTCATTAAATACTTCAACCAAAAGCGGTTCGCTTTCCGCCGAAATCGCAGACGAACTATGA
- the dusB gene encoding tRNA dihydrouridine synthase DusB: MVRLGNINLGEFPLLLAPMEDVSDPPFRQICRQLGADVVITEFISSEGLVRDAAKSIHKLDVFEAERPVGIQLFGGDIEVMQNAAKLVEQANPDFIDINFGCPVKKVVCKGAGAAILKDVAKMVQMTRKIVENTELPVTVKTRLGWDENSINIVEVALKLQEAGIKGLTIHARTRSQLYKGIADWSWIQKVTEHPDIEIPIFGNGDINSPAVALERKNNYGVSGIMIGRAAIGYPWIFQEISHYLKTGELLPAPNLPDRVRICAAHLSASIAWKGEKTGIYEMRRHYANYFKAIPNLKEIRSKLCTATSANEIFELIQTIQTNQLISE, translated from the coding sequence ATGGTTCGTTTAGGTAATATTAACTTAGGTGAATTTCCACTTCTTTTAGCTCCTATGGAAGACGTTAGTGATCCTCCTTTCCGGCAGATTTGCAGACAGTTAGGAGCAGACGTTGTTATTACGGAGTTTATATCTTCGGAAGGTTTGGTGCGCGATGCGGCTAAAAGTATCCACAAATTAGATGTTTTTGAAGCAGAACGCCCCGTAGGTATTCAGCTTTTTGGAGGCGACATCGAAGTAATGCAAAATGCCGCCAAGTTAGTAGAGCAAGCTAATCCAGATTTTATTGACATCAACTTTGGTTGCCCAGTCAAAAAAGTCGTTTGTAAAGGTGCCGGAGCAGCTATCCTTAAAGACGTTGCTAAAATGGTACAAATGACCCGCAAAATTGTAGAAAACACAGAACTGCCCGTTACCGTAAAAACCCGATTAGGCTGGGACGAAAACAGTATCAATATCGTTGAAGTAGCTCTTAAACTACAAGAAGCTGGTATAAAAGGACTTACAATACACGCCCGTACCAGAAGCCAGTTATACAAGGGCATTGCCGATTGGTCTTGGATTCAAAAAGTAACAGAACACCCCGATATTGAAATCCCAATTTTTGGTAATGGCGACATTAATTCACCGGCAGTAGCCCTCGAAAGAAAAAATAACTATGGAGTTAGTGGCATCATGATTGGGCGTGCCGCAATAGGTTATCCTTGGATTTTCCAAGAAATCAGCCATTATTTAAAGACCGGAGAACTACTCCCCGCACCTAACCTACCCGACCGCGTGCGTATATGCGCTGCTCATCTATCTGCCTCAATCGCCTGGAAAGGTGAAAAAACAGGAATCTATGAAATGAGAAGGCATTATGCAAACTATTTCAAGGCAATACCTAACCTCAAAGAAATTCGCTCCAAATTATGCACCGCCACAAGTGCTAATGAAATTTTTGAACTGATCCAAACTATCCAAACTAACCAGCTAATTTCTGAATAA
- a CDS encoding VTT domain-containing protein, which produces MTGAEFIEFIQRLFHPETIIHLGGLTLLSLVVFAETGLMIGFFLPGDSLLFTAGLLCATGFFDTSIYNLLIFVTLAAVFGDSVGYYFGKKMGEKLFTKKESWLFKPEYVTITKRFYEKYGGKALVLGRFLPIVRTFAPVLAGVVKLQYRRFVVFNVSGAVLWVFSLTLTGYFLGVLVPEIRQYLEHIIISLIIITAIPVIRTYLKERKEQKNQHKTPDSSQ; this is translated from the coding sequence ATGACGGGGGCTGAATTTATTGAATTTATACAGCGTTTATTTCACCCGGAAACAATTATTCATTTAGGTGGTTTAACATTACTTTCATTAGTAGTGTTTGCCGAGACAGGCTTAATGATTGGTTTTTTTTTACCGGGTGATTCCTTGCTATTTACAGCCGGGCTTTTGTGCGCTACTGGGTTTTTTGATACTTCTATTTACAATTTACTGATATTTGTAACCCTCGCTGCTGTTTTTGGGGATTCTGTGGGATACTACTTCGGAAAGAAAATGGGTGAAAAGTTATTCACCAAAAAAGAATCATGGCTCTTTAAGCCGGAGTATGTAACTATCACTAAGCGTTTTTATGAAAAATATGGTGGAAAAGCACTGGTTTTAGGGCGTTTTTTGCCAATTGTACGAACCTTTGCACCCGTTTTAGCCGGAGTAGTAAAGTTACAGTATAGACGTTTTGTTGTTTTTAATGTTTCGGGAGCTGTTTTATGGGTTTTTTCACTCACTTTAACCGGATATTTTCTGGGCGTTTTAGTTCCCGAAATTCGGCAATATTTAGAACACATCATCATATCCTTAATTATCATTACCGCGATACCCGTTATCCGAACCTATCTAAAAGAACGTAAAGAACAAAAAAATCAACATAAAACGCCGGATTCTTCTCAGTAA
- a CDS encoding acetyl-CoA C-acyltransferase — translation MNAYIVAGFRTAVGKAPRGLFRFVRPDDLATDVIKHLVASLPTFDPSRVEDLIVGNAMPEAEQGLNMARMIALMSLGQSLPGMIVNRYCASGLECIAIASAKIHAGLADCIIAGGSESMSLVPVGGYKVVPHPGVAQEHPDWYFGMGLTAEAVAQRFNVSREDADTFSYNSHMKAIKAQSDGVFKSGIVSITVKEAYLDENMKRKTREYVVDTDEGPRADTTLDRLAKLKPVFAANGIVTAGNSSQTSDGAAFVMVVSEKILKEFNLKPLARMVGYAVAGVEPRIMGIGPVAAIPLALKNANLKQNDIDLIELNEAFAVQSLACIRELNLDESKVNINGGAVALGHPLGCSGAKLTVQLLNDLRRLNKKYGMVSACVGGGQGIAGIYEILN, via the coding sequence ATGAACGCATATATTGTAGCGGGGTTTCGTACCGCAGTAGGTAAAGCCCCACGAGGATTATTCCGTTTTGTTCGCCCTGACGATTTAGCAACAGATGTTATCAAACACTTAGTTGCTTCTCTACCTACCTTTGATCCTTCTCGTGTAGAAGACTTGATTGTAGGGAATGCTATGCCGGAGGCAGAGCAGGGGTTAAATATGGCGCGTATGATTGCCTTAATGTCATTAGGTCAATCATTACCCGGAATGATTGTGAACCGCTATTGTGCCTCCGGCCTTGAGTGCATAGCTATTGCATCCGCTAAAATCCATGCTGGATTAGCCGATTGTATTATTGCCGGCGGCTCAGAGTCTATGTCCTTAGTTCCCGTTGGTGGATACAAGGTCGTTCCACATCCGGGAGTTGCCCAAGAGCACCCTGATTGGTATTTCGGCATGGGCTTAACAGCAGAAGCCGTTGCCCAACGCTTTAATGTTTCCCGCGAAGATGCAGATACTTTCTCCTATAACTCCCACATGAAAGCTATCAAAGCTCAATCTGATGGAGTTTTTAAGTCAGGGATTGTTTCCATAACAGTTAAGGAAGCCTACCTTGACGAAAACATGAAACGTAAAACACGGGAATACGTTGTTGATACCGATGAAGGTCCTCGGGCAGATACAACCTTAGATAGGTTAGCTAAATTAAAGCCCGTTTTTGCTGCCAATGGCATTGTTACTGCTGGAAATTCCTCCCAAACTTCTGACGGTGCTGCATTCGTAATGGTCGTTTCTGAAAAGATTCTGAAAGAATTTAACTTAAAGCCATTAGCACGAATGGTAGGCTATGCTGTTGCCGGCGTAGAACCACGCATCATGGGAATAGGCCCTGTAGCAGCTATTCCATTAGCACTGAAAAATGCTAACCTTAAACAAAACGATATTGACCTCATCGAACTAAACGAAGCCTTTGCTGTTCAGTCACTTGCGTGTATTAGGGAGCTAAATCTTGATGAAAGCAAAGTCAATATTAATGGAGGAGCTGTTGCCTTAGGGCATCCATTAGGTTGTTCTGGTGCTAAACTAACGGTTCAATTACTAAACGACCTTCGCCGGTTAAATAAAAAATACGGTATGGTGTCTGCCTGCGTTGGGGGTGGACAAGGTATCGCCGGGATATATGAAATCCTGAATTAA